From a region of the Hymenobacter jejuensis genome:
- a CDS encoding PIG-L family deacetylase, whose translation MQAQAGQPKDVVFYITAHQDDWQLFMGSNAYDDVQRRRTKVIFICLTAGQAADLGDTYWKSRETGCLNAIQAATCLSASSEALPPAGTQTINKHEVAMYRYKNTAAYFFRLPDGGYKGDGYPRTNFETIAKLKNKKITSLTSLDKTATYTSWGDLVGTVQQLMKREINDGARVWVNAPDLDKVRNPDDHPDHMMAGVLARVASDDMDCRQHLYKEYSASKEKVNLTLDQTANQTALYSAYCKAISDAGQPSGWNKEHLVWIGRQYFRLRHNVPNTPSQPGPATAHSVPMPATSADTATVEPVQLTLEGNYPNPFDQSSLVAYYLPNSAPVLLRIFDVTGKLIVTLVEKKQVAGRYEVWLDANQFPSSGQYICSLQVGSERRQIRMQVAH comes from the coding sequence GTGCAAGCGCAGGCCGGCCAGCCAAAAGATGTTGTTTTTTACATCACTGCTCACCAGGACGACTGGCAGCTATTCATGGGCAGCAATGCTTACGATGATGTGCAGCGCCGGCGGACGAAGGTTATTTTTATTTGCCTAACCGCTGGGCAGGCCGCCGATCTGGGCGATACCTACTGGAAGAGCCGCGAAACCGGCTGCCTCAACGCCATTCAGGCTGCTACCTGCCTATCGGCTTCCAGTGAGGCCCTGCCACCAGCTGGCACCCAAACCATCAACAAACACGAGGTAGCCATGTACCGGTACAAAAATACCGCGGCCTACTTCTTCCGTTTGCCCGATGGCGGCTACAAAGGCGATGGCTACCCGCGCACGAATTTTGAGACAATTGCCAAGCTCAAAAACAAGAAAATCACCAGCCTGACCAGCCTCGACAAAACGGCAACCTATACGTCGTGGGGCGACTTGGTGGGCACGGTGCAGCAACTGATGAAGCGCGAAATCAACGACGGGGCTCGCGTGTGGGTCAATGCTCCCGACCTGGATAAAGTCCGCAACCCCGACGATCATCCCGATCATATGATGGCTGGGGTTCTCGCACGGGTTGCCTCCGACGACATGGATTGTCGCCAGCATTTGTACAAGGAATACTCCGCATCGAAGGAAAAGGTAAACCTGACACTGGATCAAACGGCCAACCAAACGGCCTTGTACTCAGCCTATTGCAAAGCCATCAGCGATGCCGGGCAGCCTTCAGGCTGGAACAAAGAACATTTGGTATGGATCGGCCGGCAGTATTTCCGTCTGCGGCACAACGTTCCCAACACACCTTCTCAGCCTGGCCCAGCTACTGCCCATTCCGTGCCGATGCCCGCTACCTCAGCCGATACAGCGACCGTAGAGCCCGTGCAGCTAACACTGGAAGGCAATTATCCCAACCCCTTCGACCAGTCAAGTTTGGTGGCCTATTACCTGCCTAATTCGGCCCCGGTGCTGCTGCGCATATTTGACGTTACGGGCAAACTGATCGTTACGCTGGTGGAGAAAAAGCAGGTTGCTGGCCGCTACGAAGTATGGCTCGACGCCAACCAGTTTCCGAGCAGCGGCCAGTACATTTGCTCGCTGCAAGTAGGCTCCGAACGCCGTCAAATCAGGATGCAAGTGGCTCATTAA
- a CDS encoding energy transducer TonB gives MLRTKRRFFFLLSLGLAAVACQPDKPTHTEPQQPTPTDSTALDAAPDTGRLTALVSSSDTWHKLGRRTNLTAPLIVYRRGTLRAPSRDTTAPPPTDARLADLTLKASEYFQIDPTRPAEVRGREGTVVRIPAGALVDAQQARPSGSVWVELKECYTKADLVLSNLQTQTLDNELLETGGAVLVRATTYGQPLQLADGRTYQLELPVKRREPAMQLYYGLGRKQPTQWAAAETVETTPEQVFTDAERMPAYGRGPADINKLVRYPPEAVAKQTQGVVFASFVVDEAGRVTSPKILRGIGDGCDEEVLRVLRQTSGHWTPGQHDGQFVKVKMTLPIRFSFQPGMATTADSTSAALSVVAAEPSDAGASAAESPNSTQYVFTTKRLGWLTCARLWQSVSAKASLLVPAVADASTSVRLVFRGHKTVLEGQAQDNGYAFDNVPANQRATLVAMRYDNGIPYLALQETTTGQPLTEIQFKETTLDELERMLSKLN, from the coding sequence ATGCTCCGAACGAAACGCCGCTTTTTCTTTCTTCTAAGTCTGGGCCTGGCCGCAGTGGCCTGTCAGCCCGATAAACCTACTCACACCGAACCGCAGCAACCAACTCCCACCGACAGCACCGCCCTGGACGCGGCCCCCGATACGGGCCGCCTGACCGCGCTGGTTTCCAGCTCGGATACCTGGCATAAACTCGGCCGCCGCACCAACCTAACGGCCCCTTTGATCGTGTACCGCCGGGGCACGTTGCGCGCGCCCAGCCGGGATACGACGGCCCCGCCACCCACCGACGCCCGCCTCGCCGATCTGACGCTAAAAGCCAGCGAATACTTCCAGATCGATCCGACGCGCCCCGCCGAAGTGCGCGGACGTGAAGGAACCGTGGTGCGCATTCCGGCCGGTGCGCTCGTCGATGCCCAACAAGCCCGACCCAGCGGTTCGGTATGGGTCGAGCTCAAAGAATGTTATACGAAGGCCGATCTGGTCCTGTCAAATCTGCAAACGCAAACACTTGATAACGAGCTACTTGAAACGGGTGGTGCGGTGCTTGTGCGGGCTACTACATATGGGCAGCCTCTGCAACTAGCCGACGGCCGCACCTACCAGCTCGAGCTGCCCGTTAAACGCCGCGAACCGGCCATGCAGCTTTACTACGGCCTCGGGCGCAAGCAGCCTACGCAATGGGCCGCTGCCGAAACCGTAGAAACTACACCCGAGCAGGTTTTCACCGATGCCGAGCGCATGCCTGCCTATGGCCGCGGCCCCGCCGACATCAACAAGCTAGTGCGCTACCCGCCAGAAGCCGTAGCCAAGCAAACCCAGGGCGTGGTTTTCGCCTCTTTTGTGGTAGATGAAGCCGGCCGCGTGACCTCGCCCAAAATTCTGCGCGGCATCGGCGACGGCTGCGACGAGGAAGTGCTGCGCGTGCTGCGCCAAACTTCCGGCCACTGGACGCCTGGCCAGCACGACGGCCAGTTTGTGAAGGTAAAGATGACGTTGCCCATTCGCTTCTCCTTTCAGCCCGGCATGGCCACGACCGCCGACTCTACCAGCGCGGCCCTTTCGGTTGTGGCGGCCGAGCCTTCTGATGCCGGAGCAAGCGCCGCGGAAAGCCCAAACTCTACGCAATACGTGTTCACTACCAAGCGGTTGGGGTGGCTTACTTGCGCCCGCTTGTGGCAATCAGTTAGTGCTAAAGCCAGCTTGCTGGTGCCGGCTGTGGCCGATGCCAGCACGTCGGTGCGCCTCGTATTTCGGGGGCACAAAACCGTGCTGGAAGGCCAGGCACAAGACAATGGTTACGCCTTTGATAATGTGCCTGCCAACCAACGCGCTACTCTGGTTGCCATGCGTTACGATAACGGGATTCCGTATCTGGCTTTGCAAGAAACTACCACAGGGCAGCCCCTCACCGAGATCCAGTTCAAGGAAACTACGCTCGATGAACTAGAGCGAATGCTGAGTAAATTGAACTAA
- a CDS encoding S9 family peptidase, whose amino-acid sequence MKLRSLGLALLLATASPALVPLTAPVAMAQQKQAITLEDIWAKPTFQERSVPGFNWMRDGRFYSSLDNGSLVQHDVATGQPVQTLVARDAMQVTGSNQLIEAEDYAFNADEKKILFSTDTEPIYRRSSRAYYFVYDRGTRKMVPLSTGDKQSYATFSPDGKRVAFVRDNNLFVTDLATMQEKAVTTNGAFNNIINGSTDWVYEEEFEFAQAFFWSPDSRQIAFYTFDESQVPEYNMQIWGPLYPIDYRYKYPKAGEKNSVVSISAYEVAAGRTTKMDVGPEPNQYIPRINWTQTPNLLSIRRLNRLQNKLEILHADATTGKTQVVLTDTDNAYVEVNDDLRYLSDNKHFVYSSERDGYRHLYLYDLRGKLVTQLTKGAWEVTEIDGFDEEHGLIYFTSTEASPLQRHLYRVSLKGKGKTRLSEAGSSTDEVNMSPDCRFYLNYRSSNGTPTTVSLRRGSDGKLVKVLEDNAPLRQTLTQYNLGKLDFFTFKTTEGVTLNGSMLKPASFDAAKKYPVLMYVYGGPGSQTVKDDAGAGLAFTDYLWHQMLAQNGYIVVSIDNRGTGARGAAFKKATYANLGKLETIDQGEGAKYLGTLPFVDKARIGIWGWSYGGYMTALAMTKQADLFKMGISVSPVTNWRYYDTVYTERFLKTPQENPAGYDENSPVQFANQLKGKYLLVHGTGDDNVHFQNSIAWVDALIRENKDYQTLYYPNRNHGIYGGNTRLHLYRQMTDFVLKNL is encoded by the coding sequence ATGAAATTACGCTCCCTTGGTCTGGCGCTGCTGCTTGCTACAGCCAGCCCAGCACTCGTGCCGCTTACTGCCCCCGTGGCGATGGCGCAGCAAAAACAAGCCATTACCCTCGAAGATATATGGGCCAAACCCACCTTTCAGGAGCGCTCGGTGCCGGGCTTCAACTGGATGCGCGACGGCCGCTTTTATTCCTCGCTCGACAACGGCAGCCTTGTGCAGCACGACGTGGCCACGGGCCAGCCGGTGCAAACCCTGGTGGCGCGTGATGCCATGCAGGTAACGGGCAGCAATCAGCTCATCGAGGCCGAAGACTACGCCTTCAATGCCGACGAGAAGAAAATCCTGTTCAGCACCGATACCGAGCCCATTTACCGGCGTTCGAGCCGGGCCTACTATTTTGTTTACGACCGCGGCACCCGCAAAATGGTACCCCTGAGCACCGGCGACAAACAGAGCTACGCCACGTTTTCACCCGATGGCAAGCGCGTGGCTTTTGTGCGTGATAACAACTTGTTTGTGACGGACTTAGCTACCATGCAGGAAAAGGCCGTCACGACCAACGGGGCGTTCAACAACATCATCAACGGCAGCACCGACTGGGTGTACGAAGAGGAATTTGAGTTTGCGCAGGCCTTTTTCTGGTCGCCCGACAGCCGGCAAATCGCCTTCTACACTTTCGACGAAAGCCAGGTGCCGGAGTACAACATGCAGATATGGGGGCCGCTGTACCCGATTGATTACCGCTACAAATACCCCAAAGCCGGCGAGAAAAACTCCGTTGTCAGCATCTCGGCTTACGAGGTAGCCGCTGGCCGCACCACCAAAATGGACGTGGGCCCCGAGCCAAACCAATACATCCCGCGCATCAACTGGACGCAGACGCCTAACCTGCTCAGCATCCGCCGCCTGAACCGCTTGCAGAACAAACTGGAGATTCTGCACGCCGACGCCACCACCGGCAAAACCCAAGTCGTGCTCACGGACACCGACAACGCCTACGTTGAGGTAAATGATGATTTGCGGTATCTATCCGATAATAAGCACTTTGTATATAGCTCAGAGCGAGATGGTTACCGCCATCTTTACCTCTACGACCTGCGGGGCAAGCTCGTCACGCAGCTCACCAAAGGGGCATGGGAAGTGACGGAAATCGATGGGTTCGACGAAGAGCACGGCCTGATTTACTTCACGAGCACCGAGGCTTCGCCTCTGCAGCGCCACCTCTACCGCGTTAGTCTGAAGGGAAAAGGCAAAACTCGCCTCAGCGAAGCCGGCTCCAGCACCGACGAGGTAAACATGAGCCCCGACTGCCGCTTTTACCTGAATTATCGTTCTTCCAATGGCACCCCGACTACCGTAAGCCTGCGCCGCGGCAGCGACGGCAAGCTGGTGAAAGTGCTGGAAGACAACGCCCCGCTGCGTCAGACGCTTACTCAGTATAATCTCGGCAAGCTCGACTTCTTCACTTTTAAAACCACGGAAGGCGTCACGCTCAACGGCTCCATGCTGAAACCCGCCAGCTTCGACGCTGCCAAAAAGTACCCGGTGCTGATGTACGTGTACGGCGGTCCCGGCTCCCAAACCGTGAAGGACGACGCCGGCGCCGGCCTGGCGTTTACTGATTACCTGTGGCATCAGATGCTGGCCCAAAATGGCTACATCGTGGTGTCCATTGACAACCGCGGCACGGGTGCGCGCGGGGCGGCCTTCAAGAAGGCCACATATGCCAATCTGGGCAAGCTTGAAACCATCGACCAAGGCGAAGGCGCCAAATACCTCGGCACCCTGCCTTTCGTCGACAAAGCCCGCATCGGCATCTGGGGCTGGAGCTACGGCGGCTACATGACGGCCTTGGCCATGACCAAGCAAGCGGACCTGTTCAAGATGGGCATCTCGGTTTCGCCCGTTACCAACTGGCGCTACTACGATACCGTCTATACCGAGCGCTTTCTGAAAACGCCGCAGGAAAACCCAGCCGGCTACGACGAGAACTCGCCCGTGCAGTTTGCTAACCAATTGAAAGGTAAGTACTTGCTAGTGCACGGCACCGGCGACGACAACGTGCATTTTCAAAACTCCATTGCCTGGGTTGATGCTCTGATTCGGGAAAATAAGGATTACCAGACGCTGTATTACCCCAATCGCAACCACGGCATTTACGGCGGCAACACGCGGCTGCACCTCTACCGCCAGATGACGGATTTCGTGCTGAAGAACTTGTAA
- a CDS encoding M14 metallopeptidase family protein, producing the protein MRKLYGLLLALLVALAGQAQTKPNLAYYLPQTVTYNPAIPTPASVLGYEVGEWHVSHDQLVTYMRAVDAASDRVTLTEYARTHEHRPLLLLTITSPENQRNIVQIKADHHKLTDPTVSGQLDVSRMPVVFWMGYSVHGNEPSGTNASLLAVYYLAAAQGPAIDELLRNTVVLVDPSINPDGMTRFSTWVNSHRSTNLVTDPNNLEQNEVWPGGRFNHYWFDLNRDWLPLQHPESRGRLKQFHDWKPNLLTDHHEMGSNSTFFFQPGVPSRKHPLTPDRNFELTQKIGAYHAKALDKIGSLYFTEESYDDFYYGKGSTYPDVNGAVGILFEQASSRGHAQESTNGVLRFPFTIRNQVTTTLSSLEAVQAMRTDLLSYQRDFYQKAAREAKGQNVRAYVFGAEQDPARSYELARVIRQHHIEVYRPKTAIKLDGHTFGPSDAYVVPTDQPQFRLIQAMFEERTKFQDSIFYDISAWTLPRAFGLNMAAVTKASASGLLGQRLDSVSFPTGRVIGDKTAYAYAFSWHGYYAPRALNVLLARKLAVKVATEPFYIGDRKMDYGSIMVPAGLQTISADTLYALMQRIAVQNGLEVMGIGTGLSPQGLKLGSANFVTLKKPEILLLAGPGVSPTDVGEAWHLLDNRFGMTPSLIAPETLDRVNLDRYTVIVASDGAYGGITAAAREKLRAWVQRGNTLLALGKGAKWLSDNGLSTTKFKANGPTPISPAPTTAPVPQPTQQPKATTAARAKSAQTKLPPSGMLPQLPYVGMRNAASAQEITGAIFHARLDLTHPLGYGFENPDVYLFRDHTVFMERSPGSYANPLMYTEHPLASGFISKANELKLRGTAAADIADLGAGRIISLTDNPNFRAFWYGTNKLFLNSIFFGQLMRATGTPAADE; encoded by the coding sequence ATGAGAAAACTCTACGGTTTGCTGCTGGCTTTGCTGGTGGCACTTGCGGGCCAAGCCCAGACCAAACCCAACCTGGCGTATTACCTGCCCCAGACGGTAACCTACAACCCGGCTATTCCGACGCCCGCCTCGGTGCTGGGCTACGAAGTGGGCGAGTGGCACGTAAGCCACGACCAGCTAGTAACCTACATGCGCGCCGTGGATGCCGCTTCCGACCGCGTTACCCTCACCGAATACGCGCGTACCCACGAGCACCGGCCGCTGCTGCTTCTCACCATTACGTCGCCGGAAAATCAGCGCAACATCGTCCAGATCAAGGCGGATCACCATAAACTGACCGACCCGACCGTGTCGGGACAACTCGATGTGAGCCGGATGCCGGTCGTGTTCTGGATGGGGTACAGCGTGCACGGCAACGAGCCGAGCGGCACCAACGCTTCGCTGCTGGCCGTGTATTATTTGGCCGCCGCACAAGGCCCAGCCATCGATGAACTGTTGCGTAACACCGTGGTGCTAGTCGACCCCAGCATCAACCCCGACGGCATGACTCGGTTTTCTACATGGGTGAACTCGCACCGCAGCACCAACTTAGTAACTGATCCTAACAACCTGGAACAGAACGAAGTATGGCCCGGTGGCCGCTTCAATCATTATTGGTTCGACCTGAACCGCGATTGGTTGCCGTTGCAGCACCCCGAGTCCAGGGGCCGGCTCAAGCAGTTCCACGACTGGAAGCCCAACCTGCTCACGGACCACCACGAAATGGGCTCCAACTCGACGTTCTTCTTCCAGCCGGGCGTGCCTTCGCGCAAGCACCCGCTCACGCCCGACCGCAACTTTGAGCTGACTCAGAAAATCGGGGCGTACCACGCCAAGGCGCTCGACAAAATCGGTTCGCTCTACTTCACCGAGGAGAGCTACGACGACTTTTATTATGGCAAGGGCTCGACTTACCCCGATGTGAACGGCGCCGTGGGCATTCTGTTTGAGCAGGCCAGCTCGCGTGGTCATGCCCAGGAAAGCACTAACGGCGTGCTGCGCTTTCCCTTCACGATCCGCAACCAAGTAACCACCACGCTCTCGTCGTTGGAGGCGGTGCAGGCGATGCGAACCGACCTGCTGAGCTATCAGCGTGATTTCTACCAAAAAGCGGCCCGCGAAGCCAAGGGCCAGAACGTGCGGGCGTACGTATTTGGTGCCGAACAGGATCCGGCGCGCTCCTACGAGTTAGCCCGCGTGATCCGGCAGCACCATATTGAGGTGTACCGGCCCAAAACGGCTATCAAGTTGGATGGCCATACTTTCGGGCCCAGCGATGCCTACGTCGTGCCCACGGACCAGCCGCAATTCCGGCTAATTCAGGCCATGTTTGAAGAGCGCACCAAATTCCAAGACAGCATTTTTTACGACATCTCGGCCTGGACCCTCCCCCGCGCTTTTGGGCTGAACATGGCCGCAGTAACAAAGGCTTCAGCCAGCGGCTTGCTGGGCCAGCGCCTCGACAGCGTAAGCTTCCCCACGGGCCGCGTGATCGGCGACAAAACCGCCTACGCATATGCCTTTAGCTGGCACGGTTACTATGCGCCCCGCGCGCTGAACGTGCTGCTGGCCCGTAAGTTAGCCGTAAAAGTGGCCACCGAGCCCTTCTACATCGGCGACCGAAAAATGGACTACGGCAGCATCATGGTGCCGGCAGGTTTGCAAACGATATCTGCCGACACGTTATATGCCCTGATGCAGCGGATAGCTGTCCAGAACGGGCTCGAGGTAATGGGCATTGGCACGGGCTTGTCGCCACAGGGCCTGAAGTTGGGCAGTGCCAATTTTGTGACCCTGAAGAAGCCGGAAATCCTGCTGCTGGCTGGGCCGGGTGTAAGCCCTACCGACGTAGGCGAAGCGTGGCATCTGCTCGACAACCGCTTCGGCATGACGCCCAGCCTGATAGCCCCCGAAACCCTGGACCGCGTAAACCTCGACCGCTACACCGTTATTGTGGCTTCGGACGGAGCATATGGGGGCATTACGGCCGCGGCCCGCGAAAAGCTACGGGCCTGGGTACAACGCGGCAATACGCTGCTGGCGCTCGGCAAGGGTGCCAAGTGGTTGTCAGACAATGGTTTATCAACTACTAAGTTTAAAGCCAATGGGCCAACGCCCATTTCGCCCGCGCCGACAACCGCGCCGGTGCCCCAACCCACCCAGCAGCCCAAAGCAACGACAGCCGCCCGCGCCAAGTCGGCCCAAACCAAGCTGCCGCCGTCGGGCATGCTGCCTCAGCTTCCGTACGTGGGCATGCGAAATGCGGCCAGCGCGCAGGAAATTACCGGAGCCATTTTTCATGCCCGCCTCGACCTGACGCACCCGCTGGGCTACGGGTTTGAGAACCCGGATGTTTATCTGTTCCGCGACCATACGGTGTTTATGGAACGCTCGCCCGGCTCGTATGCCAACCCGCTGATGTACACGGAGCACCCATTGGCGAGTGGCTTTATTTCCAAAGCCAACGAGCTGAAGCTGCGCGGCACGGCCGCCGCGGATATTGCCGACCTGGGCGCCGGGCGCATCATCTCGCTGACAGATAATCCTAATTTCCGCGCCTTCTGGTACGGCACCAACAAGCTGTTTCTCAACAGCATCTTTTTCGGGCAGTTGATGCGCGCTACCGGCACTCCGGCCGCAGACGAATAA
- a CDS encoding OmpP1/FadL family transporter, translating to MKNLKYWLGIALMGYASHGFAQDASDALRYSRTQFGGSARTLGIGGATTALGADLGSLSSNPAGLGLYQKSEVTFTPGVGIGNTKSTGLGSQTSDARNSLHIGGIGIAFTNRLPDDDNTSDWRAGTFAIGVTRVNDFNTSFRYRGTVDENRSFFQYLRESPATQAQLDAEYGQNGENITTLDGLAYGGYLTDFDNNGRIFTVGRQGPINVSETVLSTGSQMQYDFGYGASYRDRLYVGGAIGIVTTRYDLTREFREGTDNAASQFNNLLLRDYVTTKGTGFNARIGLIYRASDYVRVGASVQSPTFSKLTDTYGTSLNTTFNRAVDTNNTITSAAVSTQPGEYTYNITTPFRAAVGASVVIGKYGFVTGDAEYVNYGQARLNTDNSGNSTTGAFDRQNDDIRNLYQSALNLRLGGEARYDIFRFRLGYARYGDPFKNSDFDRTRNYFTGGVGLRQKNFFLDLAGVYNTDKRFYQPYTLNAGNEPTINVNGTKFTTSATVGFVF from the coding sequence ATGAAAAACCTCAAATACTGGCTTGGTATAGCTCTGATGGGCTATGCAAGCCACGGCTTTGCCCAAGATGCAAGTGATGCGTTGCGCTATTCGCGGACACAGTTTGGCGGCTCGGCCCGCACGTTGGGCATTGGCGGCGCTACTACCGCTTTGGGCGCCGACTTAGGCAGCCTGAGCAGCAACCCTGCGGGCCTGGGCCTGTACCAGAAGTCGGAAGTGACTTTCACGCCCGGCGTGGGCATTGGCAACACGAAAAGCACCGGTCTCGGCAGCCAGACCAGTGATGCGCGCAACAGCCTGCACATCGGCGGCATCGGCATTGCTTTTACCAACCGGCTGCCCGACGACGATAACACGTCTGACTGGCGCGCCGGGACTTTTGCCATCGGGGTTACCCGCGTCAACGATTTCAACACCAGTTTCCGTTACCGGGGTACCGTCGACGAGAACCGGTCGTTTTTCCAATACCTCCGCGAGTCGCCAGCTACCCAGGCCCAACTGGATGCTGAGTACGGCCAGAATGGGGAGAATATCACCACGCTCGACGGCTTGGCTTACGGCGGCTACCTAACGGACTTCGATAACAACGGCCGCATCTTCACAGTGGGCCGGCAAGGACCCATCAACGTCAGCGAAACGGTGCTCTCTACAGGCTCGCAGATGCAGTACGATTTCGGCTACGGCGCCAGCTACCGCGACCGCCTGTACGTGGGCGGAGCCATTGGCATCGTGACCACGCGCTACGACCTGACGCGTGAGTTTCGGGAAGGCACTGACAACGCCGCTTCGCAGTTCAATAACCTGCTGCTGCGCGATTACGTGACCACGAAAGGCACCGGTTTCAATGCCCGCATCGGCCTGATTTATCGCGCCAGTGATTACGTGCGGGTGGGCGCCTCGGTGCAGTCGCCTACTTTCTCGAAGCTGACGGATACGTACGGCACCTCTTTGAATACCACGTTCAACCGCGCCGTCGATACCAACAACACCATCACTTCGGCGGCCGTAAGCACCCAGCCGGGCGAGTATACCTACAACATTACCACGCCTTTCCGGGCGGCAGTGGGCGCTTCGGTTGTGATTGGCAAGTATGGCTTTGTGACCGGCGACGCCGAGTACGTGAACTACGGGCAGGCACGCCTCAACACCGACAACTCCGGCAACAGCACTACCGGCGCTTTCGACCGGCAGAACGACGACATCCGCAACCTGTATCAATCGGCCCTCAACCTGCGGCTTGGCGGCGAAGCCCGGTACGACATCTTCCGTTTCCGGCTGGGCTATGCTCGCTACGGCGATCCGTTTAAAAACAGCGACTTCGACCGTACCCGCAACTACTTTACAGGCGGCGTAGGCTTGCGGCAGAAGAACTTCTTCCTGGACTTGGCCGGCGTGTATAACACCGATAAGCGTTTCTATCAGCCCTACACGTTAAATGCTGGTAACGAGCCAACTATCAACGTAAATGGCACAAAGTTCACTACTTCAGCAACGGTAGGTTTCGTTTTTTAG
- the proS gene encoding proline--tRNA ligase has translation MSKSLPKRSEDYSLWYNELVKRAGLAENSAVRGCMVIKPYGYAIWEKMQRQLDDMFKRTGHQNAYFPLFVPKSLFEAEEKNAEGFAKECAVVTHYRLQTDPDNPGKLRVDPNAKLEEELIVRPTSEAIIWSTYKNWIQSYRDLPLLINQWANVVRWEMRTRLFLRTAEFLWQEGHTAHATAEEALAETRQMLDVYAEFAEEWMAVPVVKGVKTENERFAGALETYCIEGLMQDGKALQAGTSHFLGQNFAKAFDVQFANKEGGLEYVWGTSWGVSTRLMGALIMAHSDDEGLVLPPKLAPIQVVIVPIYKTGQLDELLERIRPMQMGLLERGISVKVDDRDTERPGFKFAEWELKGVPVRVAVGMRDLDNGTVEVARRDTKEKMNLPLADIVNSIDQLLHDIQTNIYRKAHTFREAHTTRVDTYEEFKQALEGEGGFVVAHWDGTSETEERIKDETKATIRCVALSEPDEDGVDMLTGKPSPRRVYFARAY, from the coding sequence ATGAGCAAAAGTTTGCCGAAGCGCAGCGAAGATTACTCTCTCTGGTACAATGAACTGGTAAAACGCGCTGGCTTGGCCGAAAACTCGGCCGTACGCGGCTGCATGGTTATTAAACCCTATGGATACGCAATCTGGGAGAAAATGCAGCGCCAACTGGACGATATGTTTAAGCGCACAGGCCACCAGAATGCCTATTTCCCGCTGTTTGTACCCAAAAGCCTATTCGAAGCCGAAGAAAAAAATGCCGAAGGCTTCGCCAAAGAATGCGCCGTCGTAACGCACTACCGCCTCCAGACCGACCCAGATAATCCGGGCAAGCTCCGCGTCGACCCGAACGCCAAGCTGGAGGAAGAACTGATTGTGCGCCCCACTTCGGAGGCCATCATCTGGAGTACTTACAAAAATTGGATTCAGAGCTACCGCGACCTGCCGCTGCTCATCAACCAATGGGCCAACGTGGTACGCTGGGAAATGCGCACCCGCTTGTTTTTGCGCACCGCCGAGTTTTTGTGGCAGGAAGGCCACACGGCCCACGCCACCGCCGAGGAAGCCCTGGCCGAAACGCGCCAGATGCTGGACGTGTACGCCGAGTTTGCCGAAGAATGGATGGCCGTGCCCGTCGTGAAAGGCGTCAAAACGGAGAACGAGCGCTTCGCGGGGGCTTTGGAAACCTATTGCATCGAAGGCTTGATGCAGGATGGCAAAGCCTTGCAGGCCGGCACTTCGCACTTTTTGGGGCAAAATTTCGCCAAAGCGTTCGACGTGCAGTTTGCCAACAAAGAAGGCGGCCTCGAGTACGTATGGGGTACGTCGTGGGGCGTCAGCACGCGCCTGATGGGTGCGCTCATCATGGCCCACTCCGACGACGAAGGCCTGGTGCTGCCTCCCAAACTGGCTCCTATTCAAGTAGTTATCGTTCCGATCTACAAAACCGGTCAGCTCGACGAACTCTTGGAGCGCATCCGGCCGATGCAGATGGGCTTGCTGGAACGTGGCATTTCGGTGAAGGTCGATGACCGCGACACGGAGCGCCCCGGCTTTAAGTTTGCCGAGTGGGAGCTGAAAGGCGTGCCCGTGCGGGTTGCCGTCGGCATGCGCGACCTCGACAACGGCACCGTGGAAGTAGCCCGCCGCGACACAAAGGAGAAGATGAACCTGCCGCTGGCCGACATCGTGAACAGCATCGACCAACTGCTACACGACATCCAGACGAATATCTACCGCAAGGCCCACACCTTCCGCGAGGCGCACACCACGCGCGTTGACACCTACGAGGAGTTCAAGCAGGCACTCGAGGGCGAAGGCGGCTTCGTAGTGGCGCACTGGGATGGCACTTCCGAAACCGAGGAGCGCATCAAGGACGAAACCAAAGCCACCATCCGGTGCGTGGCCCTCAGCGAGCCCGACGAAGACGGCGTGGACATGCTCACGGGCAAGCCCAGCCCGCGCCGGGTGTATTTCGCCCGCGCTTATTAG